Within Myceligenerans xiligouense, the genomic segment TCAGCGCGGGCGCGTGGCGGATCTCGGCGCCGCGGCGCTCCAGCGCCGCAGCGAGCTCGGAGGCCCGGCGCTCGGCCGTGACGAGCACCGTGCACCCCGCCATGACCTGCCCCAGGGCAGGGCGGGGTGTGGCCACACCCGCGGTGGCCTCAGACACCGGCACCTGCCAGTCGCTCGTCACGCGCGCCCCCGAGCAGTCCGTCCGCCGCCACGCCACCGATGACGATGACGGCGGGGGCCACCACACCCTCCGCAGCGCCGACGGCGGCCGCCTCGTCGAGGCGGGTCCGCGTGACACGCTGGGCGGGCGTGGAGCCGTTCTCCACGATCGCCACGGGAGTGGCCGGGTCGGTCCCGGCACGCAGCGCCTGCTGCACGATGATGCTCAGCGACGAGACTCCCATGAGTATCACCAGCGTAGCCGTGTTCTCGCGGACCACGGCGACGGCGGCCGCGTCGAGCCCGCCGTGCCCGGACGTGATGTGCACGCCGTGCGCCGTCCCGCGGTGGGTGACGGGGATGCCCGCGAGCTCCGGGACGCTCACCGCCGAGGTGATCCCGGGGACGACGTCGACCTCGATCCCCGCCTCCCGGCAGGCGATCATCTCCTCGCCGCCCCGCCCGAAGAGGAACGGGTCGCCGCCCTTGAGGCGCACGACGTACGCGCCGGCCAGGGCCCGCGCGACGATGATGCGGTTGATCTCCTCCTGCGGCACCGGATGGTGCCCGGACGTCTTGCCCACATGGACGACGTCGGTGGTGGCGGGCAGGTCGTCGAGCACCCCGACGGCGCCGAGCCGGTCGGCGACGACGACGTCCGCGCTCTGGAGGGCACGCCACGCCCGCAGCGTGAGCAGGTCGACGGCGCCGGGCCCGCCGCCCACGAGGGTGACCCGCCCCGGAGCCGGGCGCGCGGGGCCGGGCAGGCCCGCCGCTCCGCCCGGCTCCGGCGTCGTCGTGCCTGTCACGCCGGTACTCCCACCTGGACGACGCCGTCGACGACCCGGGCCGGGTAGGCGATCAGGCCGGCCGCGAGACCCGCCTTCGGTTCCTTGTCGGCCATCACCAGGCACTCCCCGGAGACCAGGGAGAACACCTGCTTGTAGATGGGCGACGCCACCGTCGGCAGGCCACCCCGGGTGCCGACGATCCCGCGGGACAGGACGTAGGCCCCGGAGAACGGGTCGAGGTTCTGCACCGCGCGCACCCGGACGCCCTCGTACGGCTCGGCGAGCAGGAAGACGGCGACCTGCACGCCGTCGAGCAGCGCGGCGACGCCGCGCTCGGGCATCAGGTCGTCCACCGGGCACACGGCGTGCCAGACGACGTCACCGGACACGTCCGCGCCCTCGCCTCCTCCGGCAACCTCGGCGAGCGCCACGGCACCGCCGGGTGCCGCCCCGGCCCGGGACTCGTCGCGTTCCGGCTCGCGTTCCGACACGGTCATGAGCGCACCTCCAGGTGGGGACCCGAGATCAGGACCGGCGCGTCCTCCGCGCCGGAGTCGGCCGCCGCGCGTTCGTCGTCGGTGGCGGGGCGATGCTGGCCACGCTCGGAGACGTACGCGAGGTTCGGGTCCGCCTCCTTCGGGGCGTTGACGAACGAGGTGAAGCGACGCAGCTTCTCGGGGTCGTCGAGCACGGCCTTCCACTCGTCCTCGTAGTTGGCGACGTGGTCGGCCATGGCGGCGTCGAGGTCGGCGCAGATGCCGAGGGAGTCCTCCATGACGACCTGGCGCACGCCGTCGAGGCCGCCTTCGACCTCGTCCATCCACGGGGCGGTGCGCTGCAGGCGGTCACCGGTGCGGATGTAGTACATGAGGAAGCGGTCGACGGTGGTCAGCAGTTCCTCCCGGGTGAGGTCCTCCGCCAGCAGCTTGGCGTGCGCGGGGCGCTGCCCGCCGTTGCCCGCCACGTAGAGGTTCCAGCCCTTGTCCGTGGCGATCACGCCGACGTCCTTGCTCTGGGCCTCGGCGCACTCGCGGGCGCACCCCGACACGCCCATCTTGAGCTTGTGCGGGGCGCGCAGGCCGCGGTACCGCAGCTCGAGCTCGACCGCCATGCCCACGGAGTCCTGCACGCCGTACCGGCACCAGGTGGAGCCCACGCAGGACTTCACGGTGCGCAGCGACTTGCCGTAGGCGTGGCCGGACTCGAAGCCGGCGTCCACGAGGCGGCGCCAGATGTCGGGCAGCTGCTCGACGCGCGCGCCGAACATGTCGACCCGCTGGCCGCCCGTGATCTTCGTGTACAGGCCGAAGTCCCGCGCGACCTCGCCGACGACGATGAGCCCCTCCGGCGTGACCTCGCCGCCGGGCATGCGCGGCACCACCGAGTAGGTGCCGTCCTTCTGCATGTTGGCCAGCATGTGGTCGTTGGTGTCCTGCAGTGCGGCCTGCTCGCCCGCGAGGATGTGGCCGTTGCCCTGGCTCGCGAGGATGGAGGCGACGACGGGCTTGCAGATGTCGCAGCCGCGGCCGGGGCTCGCGGCGTCCTCGGGCGCGCGCCCGAACCGGCCGATGATCTCGCTGAACGTGTGCAGGTCGGCCACGCGGACGGCGTCGAACAACTGGGCGCGCGTCAGCTCGAAGTGCTCGCACAGCGCGTTGCTGACCTCGATCCCGGCCTTCTCCAGCTCGGCGTTGGTCAGCTTCTTGACCACCGGGAGGCAGGCACCGCAGGTGGTGGCCGCCTTGGTGCAGGCCTTGACGCCCGGGATGTCGGTGCAGCCGTGCTCCGTCACGGCGGCGCGGATCTCGCCGGCCGACACGTTGTTGCAGGAGCAGACGGCGGCGTCGTCCGGGAGTTCGAGCCCACCGAGGGCGGCGCCGTTACCGCCCTCGGGGAGAATGAAGGCGCTCGGGTCCCCCTCGGGGAGCTGGGCGCCGAGCATGGGCCGCAGCATCGCGTAGGGGCCGGCGTCTCCGACGAACACGCCGCCCAGGAGGGTGCGGGCGTCGTCGGACAGCACGAGCTTCTTGTAGATGCCGGCCACCTGGTCGGCCCAGACGACCTCGACGCAGCCGTCCGACTTCCCGTGCGCGTCGCCGAACGAGGCGACGTCGACGCCGGACAGCTTGAGCTTGGTGGCGGTGTCGGCGCCGGGGAAGGTCGCGTCGCCGCCCAGCAGGCGGTCGACGACGATCTCCGCCATGGTGTAGCCCGGCGCGACGAGGCCGATGCAGCGGCCCTCGATGCAGGCCACCTCACCGATCGCGGACACGTCCGGATCGCTGGTGGCGCAGGAGAGGTCGACGGCGGCGCCGCCGCGCTCCCCCATCTCCAGGCCGGCCTCCCGCGCCAGCTCGTCGCGGGGGCGCACGCCCGTGGCGACGACGACGATGTCGGTGTCGAGCCGGCCGCCGTCGGCGAACTCCATGCGCCCGACGTGGCCGGTGCGCTTGTGGGGCTTGAGCTCCTTGGTGGCGGTGTCGGTGCGGACGGCGATGCCCTTGTCGTTGATGAGCCGCTTGAGGGCCTCGCCGCCGCCCAGGTCGATCTGCACGCCCATCAGGTGCGTGCCGAACTCGATGACCGTGGCGTGCGCGTCGAGTGCCTTGAGCGCGCCCGCCGCCTCCAGGCCGAGCAGGCCGCCGCCGACGACGGCACCACGGATCGGCTTGCTCGGGTTGTCCTCGCGCTTCCGCTCCACCCAGCCGCGCAGGGCCGCCAGGTCGTCGATGGTGCGGTACACGAACACGCCGGGCAGGTCCGCACCCGGGATGGGCGGCACGAACGGGTAGGAGCCGGTGGCCAGCACCAGGTGGTCGTAGGGGTGCACGCGGTCGAGGCGGTCGGTGACGGTCTTCCGCTCACGGTCGATCGCCGTGATCTTGCGGTCCCGGTACAGGGTGACGAGCGGGTCGTCCCACAGCTCGGGCTCGCCGAGCCCGAGGGCCTCGGGCCCCTCGGTGAACCAGCGGCTCAGGCCGACGCGGTCGTACGGGGGCCGGGGCTCCTCGGCGAAGACCTCCACGGAGTAGCGGCCGTCGGTGTCGCGGGAGCGCAACGCCTCGACGAAGCGCTGCGCGACCATGCCTCCGCCCACGACGACGACGCGTCGCGTGTCGTCGCCGCGGGCGGCTTCGCGCTGGGTGTCGCCCGCGGATTCGGGCACCGATGAATTGACCATGCCTTGACCGTAGGCGGGCACCTTTTCGGCACCGTGCAACGGCGGTTGCACGGCGGGAACATCTTCCTCACGCGGCCCGGAGCCGGCGTGTGAGTCGTTCGTCATGCGGGCACCTGCGCTTCCTCCTGGTCGGCGTCCAGGACCGGTGTCGCCGACCTCACCCAGGCCGCGATCCCGCAGACGGCCTCCTTGCAGGAGCCGCAGCCGGTGGTCGCGCGGGTCTCCGCGGCGATCTCCTCCAGGGAGTCCTTGCCGTCGGCGCAGCAGTCGGCGATCTCCCCCTTGGTGACGCCGTTGCACCGGCACACCACGGCGTCGTCCGGCATGTGTTCCGGCGAGTCGACCGGGGCCGCGGTCGGCATGATCGGGGTGAGCAGCAGGAACGCCGGGTCGGCGGGCACGGGGGTGCGCCGCGTGTAGGCGGCGGTGAGGTCCGCCGCGACCCGGGGGTCGCCCACGCACGTGGCGCCCACGAGGACGCCGTCGGCCACCACGGCCTCGACGAACCTGCCCGCGGCCGGGTCGGCGAGGCGCACCGCGCGCTCGCCGGGCCGGGGCGAGCGGCCGAGACCGGCCGCCCCCATGCTGACGACGCTCAGGTCGCCCGCCTTGACCTTGACCACGTCGGTCCCGCGGGTCTCGATCCCCGCGTCCGACGGGGTTCGCGTCACCGCCTGCGAGCCGAGCAGCGTGCCGAGGCGCACGGCCATCGACGGGCGCTCGCCCTGCTCGGGGAAGCGGAGGTGCTCACGGGGGCGGTCGGGGTCGAGGCCGGCGTCGGCGGGGCCGCCGTGCCCGGCGGCCTCCCGTGCGCTGGCCGCGGCACGTGCGGCCGCCTGGTCGGCGAACCGCTCGGCCAGGCGCCGGGCCTGGTCCCACCCCTCGGCGACGAGTCCGCGCGAGCCCTCGGGCGGCTGGGCGCAGTCACCGAGGGCGCAGACGGCCGGGTCGTCCGGGCTGGTCAGGTCGTGCCCGACGACGATCCCCCGGTCCGTCGTCAGCCCCGCCGCCTGCGCGATCCCCGAGGTCGGCACCGTTCCGGTGGACAGCACGACGAGGCCGGCGGCGACGACGTCGTCGTTCCCGAGCCGGACGCCGACCACGCGGCCGCCGGCCACGAGCACCTCGCTCGGCAGCACCCCGGCGCGAACCGTCACGCCACGGGCGGCGAGGCCGGCGGAGAGCACCTCGCCGGCGGGCCCGTCGAGCTGGCGTGCCATGAGGGACGGTGAGCCGTCGACGACGGTGACCTCCAGACCACGAGCCGCGAGACCGTACGCCGCCTCGACGCCGAGCACGCCCCCGCCCACCACCACGGCGCGCGGGGTGTTCACGGTGGCGGCGACGATCTCGCGGGCGTCGTCGAGCGTGCGCAGGGCGTGCACGCCGGCCGGCAGTCCGGACGCGCCGCCCGCGCCCAGGCCCGGGATCGGAGGGATGCGCGCCTCCGACCCGGTGGCCAGGACCACGTGGTCGTAGGGGTGCCGGCTGCCGTCGTCGGCCACGACCACGCGGGCCTCCCGGTCGATCGAGACCGCGCCGACCCCGCGCCGCAGGTCGACGCGGTCCAGGTCGGGCATCGGCATCCCGATCGCCGCGACGTCGGTGCGGCCGGCGACGACGTCG encodes:
- the cobA gene encoding uroporphyrinogen-III C-methyltransferase → MTGTTTPEPGGAAGLPGPARPAPGRVTLVGGGPGAVDLLTLRAWRALQSADVVVADRLGAVGVLDDLPATTDVVHVGKTSGHHPVPQEEINRIIVARALAGAYVVRLKGGDPFLFGRGGEEMIACREAGIEVDVVPGITSAVSVPELAGIPVTHRGTAHGVHITSGHGGLDAAAVAVVRENTATLVILMGVSSLSIIVQQALRAGTDPATPVAIVENGSTPAQRVTRTRLDEAAAVGAAEGVVAPAVIVIGGVAADGLLGGARDERLAGAGV
- the nirD gene encoding nitrite reductase small subunit NirD; translation: MTVSEREPERDESRAGAAPGGAVALAEVAGGGEGADVSGDVVWHAVCPVDDLMPERGVAALLDGVQVAVFLLAEPYEGVRVRAVQNLDPFSGAYVLSRGIVGTRGGLPTVASPIYKQVFSLVSGECLVMADKEPKAGLAAGLIAYPARVVDGVVQVGVPA
- the nirB gene encoding nitrite reductase large subunit NirB, yielding MVNSSVPESAGDTQREAARGDDTRRVVVVGGGMVAQRFVEALRSRDTDGRYSVEVFAEEPRPPYDRVGLSRWFTEGPEALGLGEPELWDDPLVTLYRDRKITAIDRERKTVTDRLDRVHPYDHLVLATGSYPFVPPIPGADLPGVFVYRTIDDLAALRGWVERKREDNPSKPIRGAVVGGGLLGLEAAGALKALDAHATVIEFGTHLMGVQIDLGGGEALKRLINDKGIAVRTDTATKELKPHKRTGHVGRMEFADGGRLDTDIVVVATGVRPRDELAREAGLEMGERGGAAVDLSCATSDPDVSAIGEVACIEGRCIGLVAPGYTMAEIVVDRLLGGDATFPGADTATKLKLSGVDVASFGDAHGKSDGCVEVVWADQVAGIYKKLVLSDDARTLLGGVFVGDAGPYAMLRPMLGAQLPEGDPSAFILPEGGNGAALGGLELPDDAAVCSCNNVSAGEIRAAVTEHGCTDIPGVKACTKAATTCGACLPVVKKLTNAELEKAGIEVSNALCEHFELTRAQLFDAVRVADLHTFSEIIGRFGRAPEDAASPGRGCDICKPVVASILASQGNGHILAGEQAALQDTNDHMLANMQKDGTYSVVPRMPGGEVTPEGLIVVGEVARDFGLYTKITGGQRVDMFGARVEQLPDIWRRLVDAGFESGHAYGKSLRTVKSCVGSTWCRYGVQDSVGMAVELELRYRGLRAPHKLKMGVSGCARECAEAQSKDVGVIATDKGWNLYVAGNGGQRPAHAKLLAEDLTREELLTTVDRFLMYYIRTGDRLQRTAPWMDEVEGGLDGVRQVVMEDSLGICADLDAAMADHVANYEDEWKAVLDDPEKLRRFTSFVNAPKEADPNLAYVSERGQHRPATDDERAAADSGAEDAPVLISGPHLEVRS
- a CDS encoding FAD-dependent oxidoreductase codes for the protein MSLRVPLRIVVIGFGMVGGRFVDELLRRDTDDAFDVTVLGAEPYEPYNRVLLSDVVAGRTDVAAIGMPMPDLDRVDLRRGVGAVSIDREARVVVADDGSRHPYDHVVLATGSEARIPPIPGLGAGGASGLPAGVHALRTLDDAREIVAATVNTPRAVVVGGGVLGVEAAYGLAARGLEVTVVDGSPSLMARQLDGPAGEVLSAGLAARGVTVRAGVLPSEVLVAGGRVVGVRLGNDDVVAAGLVVLSTGTVPTSGIAQAAGLTTDRGIVVGHDLTSPDDPAVCALGDCAQPPEGSRGLVAEGWDQARRLAERFADQAAARAAASAREAAGHGGPADAGLDPDRPREHLRFPEQGERPSMAVRLGTLLGSQAVTRTPSDAGIETRGTDVVKVKAGDLSVVSMGAAGLGRSPRPGERAVRLADPAAGRFVEAVVADGVLVGATCVGDPRVAADLTAAYTRRTPVPADPAFLLLTPIMPTAAPVDSPEHMPDDAVVCRCNGVTKGEIADCCADGKDSLEEIAAETRATTGCGSCKEAVCGIAAWVRSATPVLDADQEEAQVPA